One Rossellomorea aquimaris DNA window includes the following coding sequences:
- a CDS encoding ABC transporter ATP-binding protein, with amino-acid sequence MDYVIEMLNIRKEFPGIVANDNITLQLKKGEIHALLGENGAGKSTLMNVLFGLYQPEQGEIRVKGQKVNITNPNIANDLGIGMVHQHFMLVDTFTVTENIILGREPKSGATVDIKKAEKDILEISERYGLKVDPSAKISEISVGMQQRVEILKTLYRGAEILIFDEPTAVLTPQEIKELIQIMKTLIQEGKSIILITHKLKEIMEVCDNVTVIRKGKGIGTVQVSETDPNHLASLMVGREVTFKTEKKEATPTDNVLEIRDLNVKDHRNVSVVKGLNLEVKAGEILGIAGVDGNGQSELIEAITGLYKVNSGSIKLNGKEIVNMKPRKIYETGVGHIPQDRHKHGLVLDFPIGENMVLQTYYQKPYSNKGVLSYKNIYNQARKLISEFDVRTPSEYTLARALSGGNQQKAIIGREVDRDPDLLIAAQPTRGLDVGAIEFIHKRLIEQRDNGKAVLLLSFELDEIMNVSDRIAVIYEGQIVAIVNPKETTEQELGLLMAGSKRKEAGENAHV; translated from the coding sequence ATGGATTATGTAATTGAGATGCTGAATATTCGCAAAGAATTTCCAGGCATCGTAGCAAACGATAATATTACCCTCCAGCTCAAAAAAGGTGAAATTCATGCGCTTCTAGGTGAAAATGGAGCAGGTAAGTCTACACTGATGAATGTTTTATTTGGACTTTATCAGCCTGAACAAGGAGAAATTCGTGTAAAGGGGCAGAAAGTAAACATCACCAACCCCAATATCGCCAACGACTTAGGGATTGGAATGGTTCATCAGCACTTTATGCTCGTTGATACCTTTACAGTAACAGAAAATATTATTCTTGGAAGAGAGCCGAAGTCCGGTGCAACAGTGGATATTAAAAAGGCAGAGAAGGATATTCTGGAAATCTCAGAAAGATACGGTTTAAAAGTGGATCCTTCCGCTAAAATTTCTGAAATTTCTGTAGGAATGCAGCAACGTGTTGAGATTTTGAAAACACTTTATCGTGGTGCAGAAATTCTGATCTTCGATGAGCCTACAGCGGTACTGACTCCACAAGAGATCAAAGAGCTTATTCAAATCATGAAAACTCTTATTCAAGAAGGCAAGTCTATCATTCTTATCACTCATAAGCTAAAAGAGATTATGGAAGTGTGTGATAATGTAACCGTTATCAGAAAAGGAAAAGGGATCGGGACCGTGCAAGTATCAGAAACCGATCCGAATCATCTTGCCAGTCTGATGGTAGGACGTGAAGTGACCTTCAAGACTGAGAAGAAGGAAGCCACCCCTACTGACAATGTGCTCGAAATTCGAGATTTGAACGTAAAAGATCACCGAAATGTTTCCGTTGTAAAGGGGTTAAACCTAGAAGTGAAAGCCGGGGAAATCCTTGGTATTGCGGGAGTTGATGGGAACGGTCAAAGTGAACTGATTGAAGCGATTACAGGGTTATACAAAGTTAATAGTGGCTCGATCAAGCTGAATGGCAAAGAAATAGTCAATATGAAACCGCGCAAGATTTATGAAACAGGTGTAGGTCATATTCCTCAGGATCGTCACAAACATGGTTTAGTCCTGGATTTTCCAATCGGTGAAAATATGGTTCTACAAACCTATTACCAAAAGCCTTATTCCAATAAAGGGGTATTAAGCTATAAAAATATTTACAATCAAGCGAGAAAGCTAATTTCAGAGTTTGATGTAAGGACACCTTCTGAATATACCCTTGCCAGGGCACTATCCGGTGGTAATCAGCAAAAAGCGATCATTGGTCGGGAAGTCGATCGTGATCCGGACCTGTTGATTGCTGCCCAGCCTACCCGGGGACTGGATGTAGGAGCGATCGAGTTCATACACAAGCGCCTGATCGAGCAGCGGGATAACGGGAAAGCCGTACTATTACTTTCATTTGAATTGGATGAAATCATGAACGTAAGTGACCGTATCGCCGTTATTTATGAAGGGCAAATTGTAGCAATTGTGAATCCAAAAGAAACAACCGAACAAGAACTTGGACTACTGATGGCTGGTTCGAAGAGGAAGGAAGCGGGGGAGAACGCACATGTCTAA
- a CDS encoding DUF3388 domain-containing protein, whose protein sequence is MERKEWYLEYEIQKNRPGLLGDISSLLGMLSINIVTINGVDEGRRGMLLLANNDEQITRLESILQTMDTINVTKLREPKLRDRLAVRHGRYIQRDADDKKTFRFVRDELGLLVDFMAELFKQEGHKLVGIRGMPRVGKTESIVASSVCANKKWLFVSSTLLKQTIRSKLIEDEYSSENLFIIDGIVSTRRASEKHWQLVREIMRLPAVKVIEHPDVFVQNSEYSLEDFDYIIELRNDPDEEITYELVEQNNLFQNSDFGGFDF, encoded by the coding sequence ATGGAACGCAAAGAATGGTATTTAGAATATGAAATTCAAAAAAATCGTCCAGGCCTCTTAGGTGATATTTCCTCGTTATTAGGAATGCTTTCTATAAATATAGTGACGATAAATGGAGTAGATGAAGGCAGGAGGGGAATGCTTCTCCTTGCAAACAATGATGAACAGATAACGAGGCTTGAGTCCATCTTACAAACGATGGATACAATCAATGTAACAAAGCTCCGGGAGCCGAAATTACGGGATCGCCTTGCCGTTCGTCATGGCCGTTATATTCAGCGTGATGCCGATGACAAGAAAACGTTTCGGTTTGTTCGTGATGAGCTGGGTTTATTAGTGGACTTTATGGCTGAACTATTTAAGCAAGAGGGACATAAGCTTGTTGGGATCAGGGGAATGCCCCGGGTAGGGAAGACCGAATCCATCGTGGCATCAAGCGTATGTGCAAATAAGAAATGGCTTTTTGTCTCTTCCACTTTATTAAAGCAGACAATAAGAAGTAAGCTGATTGAAGACGAGTATTCATCCGAAAATCTATTTATTATTGACGGTATCGTTTCAACTCGCCGTGCAAGCGAAAAGCACTGGCAACTAGTAAGGGAAATCATGAGATTGCCTGCTGTGAAAGTAATCGAACATCCTGATGTATTCGTTCAAAACTCTGAATATTCACTTGAAGATTTTGATTATATCATTGAACTTAGAAACGATCCTGATGAAGAAATTACATATGAATTAGTAGAACAAAATAATCTATTTCAAAATTCCGATTTTGGAGGTTTTGATTTTTAA
- a CDS encoding ABC transporter permease: MGFIDILTILIPSTLLWASPLIFTALGGAFSERSGVVNIGLEGLMVIGAFSSIVFNLAFAETFGAATPWVALLIAMVMGALLAVLHAVASITFRADQVVSGVAINLLAIGLTLFLVKRIYGKGQTDIISEGFGKVDVPFLNKIPVIGDIFFSNTYWPPFVAILVSVIVWFIMFKTPFGLRLRSVGEHPMAADTMGINVTKMRYIGVIISGAFAGVGGGVYAQSISSDFSHATISGQGFMALAALIFGKWHPLGAMGAALFFGFAQSLSIIGSSIPLFENIPSVYLLIAPYVLTILALTGFIGRADAPKALGTPYIKGNR; this comes from the coding sequence GTGGGCTTTATCGATATCTTAACAATCCTTATTCCATCAACATTATTGTGGGCATCACCACTTATTTTCACTGCATTAGGCGGAGCGTTCTCAGAACGTTCTGGTGTGGTTAACATCGGGCTTGAAGGATTAATGGTCATTGGTGCTTTCTCAAGCATCGTTTTCAACTTGGCGTTTGCCGAAACATTCGGAGCGGCAACACCTTGGGTAGCCCTGCTTATAGCCATGGTCATGGGGGCGTTACTCGCCGTACTCCATGCGGTTGCTTCTATTACATTCCGGGCCGATCAGGTAGTGTCCGGAGTGGCAATCAATCTGCTTGCCATCGGGTTAACTCTTTTCTTAGTCAAACGTATTTACGGAAAAGGTCAAACAGACATCATTTCTGAAGGCTTTGGAAAAGTGGATGTACCGTTCCTTAACAAAATTCCGGTGATTGGAGATATTTTCTTCTCCAACACTTACTGGCCACCATTTGTAGCCATTCTTGTGTCTGTCATTGTTTGGTTCATTATGTTTAAGACGCCATTCGGTCTCAGATTGCGTTCAGTCGGTGAGCATCCAATGGCTGCCGACACAATGGGAATCAACGTAACGAAAATGCGCTATATCGGCGTCATCATTTCCGGAGCTTTTGCAGGAGTAGGTGGAGGAGTATATGCCCAGTCCATCTCCTCGGACTTTAGTCATGCAACGATAAGCGGACAGGGATTCATGGCCTTAGCTGCATTGATCTTCGGTAAGTGGCATCCGCTTGGCGCAATGGGTGCGGCATTATTCTTTGGATTCGCTCAAAGCTTAAGTATCATCGGATCGAGTATTCCGTTATTTGAAAACATTCCGAGTGTATATCTGCTAATCGCACCGTACGTATTAACAATCCTTGCACTTACAGGATTCATCGGCCGTGCAGATGCACCTAAAGCACTTGGTACACCGTATATCAAAGGAAATCGTTAA
- a CDS encoding DUF3243 domain-containing protein: protein MSVLDNWSDWKNFLGDRLHQAQHGGMENETVSDLAYQIGDYLANQVEAKNDQEKVLADLWSVASPEEQHAIANMMVKLVNNNGTR, encoded by the coding sequence ATGTCTGTATTAGATAACTGGTCTGATTGGAAAAACTTCTTAGGTGACCGTCTTCACCAGGCTCAACATGGTGGAATGGAAAATGAAACGGTTTCTGACTTAGCTTACCAAATTGGTGACTACTTAGCGAATCAAGTCGAAGCTAAGAACGATCAGGAAAAAGTGTTAGCGGATTTATGGTCTGTCGCTTCTCCTGAAGAACAACATGCCATTGCGAACATGATGGTTAAACTTGTTAATAACAATGGTACTCGTTAA
- a CDS encoding RodZ domain-containing protein produces MVTELGSRLKEAREVKGYSLDDLQRITKIQKRYLIGIEEGSYDAMPGKFYVRAFIKQYCEAVGLPSEVIFEEHKEEIPTTYEDEIPVSLSRVQSRKSVSESSTKVFDFVPKLLIALFVIGALIAVWVFWQGKVGDKAPETQPSENQEQVAVDENQTAESEEPEEETNDKEGTGESKSSEDEKAKEEKEQKPEQSLEAVNSSDYKTTYELKNAEEFKLQLSAKGDTWVKVFNTDEQVLFEGLLKQGNKKDFDFSGEKQAYIIIGDASNTDISVNGKQLEYKISPTDVVRQDIIINYEPQSAQ; encoded by the coding sequence GTGGTGACGGAATTAGGAAGTCGTTTAAAGGAAGCCCGTGAAGTTAAAGGTTACAGCCTCGATGATTTACAAAGAATAACTAAAATTCAAAAACGCTATTTGATCGGAATAGAAGAAGGCTCGTATGACGCGATGCCCGGGAAGTTCTACGTGCGTGCATTTATTAAACAGTATTGTGAAGCGGTCGGTCTTCCTTCTGAAGTGATTTTTGAGGAGCATAAGGAAGAAATTCCGACAACGTATGAAGATGAAATCCCGGTCTCCCTTTCCAGGGTTCAGTCAAGAAAGTCTGTATCTGAAAGCTCTACAAAGGTATTTGACTTCGTGCCTAAACTGCTTATAGCCCTGTTTGTTATTGGTGCCTTGATTGCCGTATGGGTATTCTGGCAAGGGAAAGTAGGGGATAAAGCCCCTGAGACACAACCTTCAGAAAATCAGGAGCAAGTCGCTGTAGATGAGAATCAAACGGCTGAAAGTGAAGAGCCTGAAGAAGAAACCAATGATAAAGAAGGAACAGGAGAAAGTAAATCTTCAGAAGATGAAAAGGCTAAGGAAGAAAAAGAACAAAAACCAGAACAATCATTAGAAGCAGTGAATTCTTCAGACTATAAAACGACGTATGAATTGAAAAATGCAGAAGAGTTCAAGCTGCAATTGTCAGCTAAGGGAGACACCTGGGTAAAAGTCTTTAATACCGACGAGCAAGTTTTGTTTGAAGGACTACTAAAACAGGGTAATAAAAAGGACTTTGACTTTTCCGGCGAAAAACAGGCATACATCATCATAGGGGATGCTTCGAACACGGATATAAGTGTGAACGGCAAACAACTTGAGTATAAAATCTCTCCAACGGATGTCGTAAGGCAGGATATTATTATCAATTACGAACCACAATCAGCGCAATAA
- a CDS encoding competence/damage-inducible protein A encodes MNAEIIAVGSELLLGQIVNSNAQFISEQLAEMGVDVYYHTSVGDNPERLQHAISVAQRRADLLIFTGGLGPTKDDLTKETIAKSLGTTLTLDEDALKSIKSYFHKVNREMTPNNEKQALILAGSQVLKNEHGMAPGMLLKKGGKAYMLLPGPPSEMKPMFITYGKQAIQNSLKKKEIIHSRVLRFFGIGEAQLETELEALIDQQTNPTIAPLAGDGEVTLRLTVKHESKDVAVNLLNELEIKIMNIVGEYFYGYDQDSLVEVGFKLLKEKGFTLSCAESLTGGLFQAQLASLPGASSILKGGVICYQDEVKKKALSVKESTLEQHTSVSEKCAQELAENVRKLLSSDIGISFTGVAGPGSHGGQPAGTVWIGLSMKDQPTKTFLLNLGGGRNANRMRAAKHGWYYLIKELSK; translated from the coding sequence ATGAATGCAGAAATTATAGCGGTAGGATCAGAACTACTATTAGGTCAAATCGTCAATTCCAATGCTCAATTCATTTCAGAGCAACTGGCTGAAATGGGGGTGGATGTCTACTACCACACTAGTGTTGGAGACAACCCTGAACGATTGCAGCATGCGATTTCAGTTGCTCAAAGGAGAGCAGATTTGTTGATTTTCACTGGTGGCCTTGGACCGACGAAGGACGATTTGACGAAAGAAACCATTGCGAAGTCATTAGGTACAACTTTGACCTTGGACGAAGATGCATTGAAATCAATAAAAAGCTATTTTCATAAAGTCAATCGGGAGATGACCCCCAATAATGAAAAACAGGCTCTCATTTTAGCGGGGTCCCAGGTGTTGAAAAATGAACACGGTATGGCTCCCGGCATGCTATTGAAAAAAGGTGGCAAAGCATACATGCTTTTACCCGGGCCACCATCTGAAATGAAACCGATGTTCATTACTTACGGCAAACAGGCCATCCAAAATTCATTAAAGAAGAAAGAAATCATCCATTCCCGGGTCCTGCGCTTTTTCGGCATTGGGGAAGCTCAGTTGGAAACAGAATTAGAAGCTCTGATTGATCAACAAACCAATCCAACCATTGCCCCACTGGCTGGTGACGGAGAAGTTACACTGAGGCTGACGGTCAAGCATGAATCGAAAGATGTTGCCGTCAATCTTTTGAATGAGTTAGAAATTAAGATTATGAATATTGTAGGAGAATACTTCTACGGCTACGATCAGGATTCTCTCGTCGAGGTGGGGTTCAAATTGTTAAAAGAAAAGGGTTTCACACTATCCTGTGCAGAGAGTTTAACCGGGGGCCTCTTTCAAGCTCAATTAGCGTCATTACCAGGTGCATCCTCCATCCTGAAGGGTGGGGTGATCTGTTACCAGGATGAGGTCAAGAAGAAGGCACTCTCCGTGAAAGAGAGTACGCTTGAACAGCATACCTCAGTAAGCGAAAAGTGTGCACAGGAGCTTGCAGAAAATGTAAGGAAACTTTTATCATCCGATATCGGGATCAGCTTTACAGGTGTGGCAGGTCCCGGATCACACGGAGGGCAACCTGCAGGAACCGTTTGGATTGGGTTATCCATGAAAGATCAACCAACTAAAACGTTTCTATTGAATCTTGGGGGCGGACGAAATGCTAACCGGATGAGAGCGGCGAAGCATGGTTGGTATTATTTGATTAAAGAATTGAGTAAGTAA
- a CDS encoding pitrilysin family protein, producing MTAINEVVKKKQGYTLHIVQTDKYKTNSLILKMKAPLDQETVTLRGLLPHVMQSSTKTYPSTTELRSYLDELYGANFYTDLGKKGEYHVVSMSVEIANEKFLRDSEPLLQKGIEFLADVLQNPHIENNEFDKKTVEKEKRNQKVRIQAVYDDKMRYANSRLVEEMCKGERFALHVNGISEEVESITAKSLYEYYQNVMNEDQFDLYVIGDVDVAEVENLCDQLLQLNERTPLEVDSSEVEQKERENVVKEKQDVKQGKLNMGYRTHTQYGDDDYFALQVFNGIFGGFSHSKLFINVREKASLAYYAASRLESHKGLLMVMSGIEFEKYDQAVGIINDQLQAMKDGDFTDGEIEQTKAVIRNQLLETIDTSRGLVEVLYHNAVAHEEINLKHWLDEIEKTTKEDIVKAANKVELDTIYFLTGMEG from the coding sequence ATGACAGCCATAAATGAAGTAGTAAAGAAGAAACAGGGGTACACGCTACATATCGTTCAAACGGATAAGTATAAAACCAACAGTCTGATCTTGAAAATGAAAGCTCCATTAGATCAAGAAACAGTGACCTTACGCGGATTACTCCCTCATGTGATGCAAAGCAGTACAAAGACCTATCCAAGTACAACGGAATTACGATCCTACCTGGATGAATTATATGGCGCGAATTTTTATACGGATTTAGGTAAAAAAGGTGAGTACCACGTGGTCAGCATGTCAGTTGAAATCGCCAACGAAAAGTTTTTAAGGGACTCAGAGCCTTTACTTCAAAAAGGAATAGAATTTTTAGCAGACGTCCTGCAAAATCCTCATATTGAAAATAACGAATTCGATAAGAAAACGGTCGAAAAAGAAAAACGAAACCAGAAGGTAAGAATACAGGCAGTATATGACGATAAAATGCGCTACGCGAATTCCCGGCTTGTAGAGGAAATGTGTAAGGGAGAGCGTTTTGCCCTTCATGTTAATGGCATTAGTGAAGAAGTAGAGTCCATAACGGCCAAGAGTTTATATGAATATTATCAAAATGTCATGAATGAAGATCAATTCGATCTTTATGTCATCGGCGATGTAGATGTTGCGGAAGTTGAAAATCTGTGTGATCAACTCCTCCAATTAAACGAACGTACCCCTCTCGAAGTCGATTCATCGGAAGTTGAACAAAAAGAAAGGGAAAACGTCGTGAAAGAGAAGCAGGATGTGAAGCAAGGTAAGCTTAATATGGGCTACCGCACACATACACAATATGGCGATGATGATTACTTTGCCCTTCAGGTGTTCAATGGCATATTCGGTGGATTTTCTCATTCTAAATTGTTCATAAATGTGAGGGAAAAAGCGAGCTTAGCCTACTATGCAGCGAGTAGACTAGAAAGTCATAAAGGGTTATTGATGGTTATGTCCGGCATAGAATTTGAGAAATATGATCAAGCAGTCGGAATCATAAATGATCAGCTGCAAGCCATGAAGGATGGAGACTTTACGGATGGTGAGATCGAACAAACGAAAGCGGTCATCCGCAATCAACTGCTTGAAACCATTGATACGTCCCGTGGGTTGGTTGAGGTCCTTTATCATAATGCTGTCGCTCATGAAGAAATTAATTTAAAACACTGGCTTGATGAAATCGAGAAAACGACGAAAGAAGACATCGTGAAAGCAGCAAATAAAGTCGAACTTGATACCATCTACTTTTTAACAGGAATGGAGGGATAA
- a CDS encoding SDR family oxidoreductase, producing MKYALITGASGGIGSSTALSLAEQGWNLYLHYHSNEKAIGELLHKIEKFGVEAIPIQANLALPREVGSLVNSIFQLDAIIYSSGNSSWGMFQDQTEEEVDYLINVHVKSPLLLIQKLLPKLIERKGSIVMVSSIWGQIGAACEVVYSTVKGAQLAFVKSLSKELALSGVRINAIAPGAVDTSMMSSFSEGELQALRDEIPMGRLAQADEIADSIQFLTSAKASYITGQTISINGGWHT from the coding sequence ATGAAATATGCATTAATAACAGGGGCTTCAGGGGGAATCGGGAGCAGTACGGCTTTAAGCTTGGCAGAACAGGGATGGAATTTATATTTACATTATCATTCGAATGAAAAAGCTATAGGAGAGCTGCTACATAAGATTGAAAAGTTTGGGGTGGAGGCCATCCCCATTCAGGCGAATCTTGCCCTCCCGAGAGAAGTCGGGAGTCTCGTGAACAGTATCTTCCAACTTGATGCCATTATTTATAGTAGTGGGAATTCAAGCTGGGGAATGTTTCAAGATCAGACTGAAGAAGAGGTGGACTATTTGATCAACGTTCATGTGAAAAGTCCTTTACTCCTTATTCAAAAGTTATTGCCAAAGCTGATAGAACGTAAGGGGAGCATTGTAATGGTAAGCTCCATATGGGGACAAATAGGCGCAGCATGTGAGGTCGTCTATTCAACTGTTAAGGGGGCGCAATTGGCATTTGTGAAATCATTGAGTAAGGAGCTTGCTCTAAGCGGGGTAAGAATCAATGCAATCGCTCCAGGAGCAGTTGATACATCGATGATGAGTTCGTTTTCTGAAGGGGAACTCCAAGCTCTTCGGGATGAGATTCCAATGGGTCGTCTAGCTCAGGCGGATGAAATTGCCGACTCGATTCAATTTCTCACATCTGCCAAAGCCTCTTATATAACGGGTCAAACCATTTCCATCAATGGTGGATGGCATACATGA
- a CDS encoding ABC transporter permease, with protein sequence MSNRLTNILIPVISVLLGIIVGTIIMLVSGYDPIAGYSALWQGIFGEIYYVGETIRQVTPYILAGLAVAFAFRTGLFNIGVEGQLIVGWLAAVWVGVAFDELPKIIHLPLAVIAAALAGAFWGFIPGLLKARYRVHEVIVTIMMNYIALHVTNAIIRDVLTERKDRTDYIAETASLKSPFFEALTDYSRLHWGIFIALLCVFIMWFLLEKTTRGYELRSVGFNQHASQYAGMNVNGNIILSMVISGAFAGLAGAMEGLGTFGYASIKGGFTGVGFDGIAVALLGGNVAIGVVFAALLFGGLKVGALNMPLEAGIPNELVDIIIALIIFFVASGYMIRYLIQRFSKKGVK encoded by the coding sequence ATGTCTAATCGATTAACAAATATATTAATCCCGGTTATTTCGGTCCTTTTAGGAATTATTGTCGGAACCATTATTATGCTTGTGAGTGGATATGATCCTATTGCAGGATATTCTGCACTTTGGCAAGGTATTTTCGGAGAGATCTACTATGTAGGGGAAACAATTCGTCAAGTGACTCCATACATTCTGGCAGGATTGGCTGTTGCCTTTGCATTCAGAACCGGGTTGTTCAATATCGGGGTCGAAGGACAACTGATTGTAGGGTGGCTTGCTGCAGTATGGGTAGGGGTCGCTTTCGATGAGTTACCTAAGATCATACACTTACCGCTTGCTGTAATCGCAGCGGCATTAGCTGGCGCATTCTGGGGTTTCATCCCAGGACTACTGAAAGCAAGATATCGTGTACACGAAGTAATTGTTACGATCATGATGAACTATATTGCACTTCACGTAACGAATGCGATTATCCGTGATGTATTGACGGAGCGCAAAGATCGTACGGACTATATCGCAGAGACGGCTTCATTAAAGTCTCCTTTCTTTGAGGCCTTAACGGATTACTCAAGACTGCATTGGGGGATCTTCATTGCCCTTCTGTGTGTATTCATCATGTGGTTCCTTTTAGAGAAAACGACTCGTGGATATGAACTGCGTTCAGTAGGCTTTAACCAGCATGCTTCTCAATACGCAGGAATGAACGTAAATGGAAATATCATTCTTTCTATGGTCATCTCTGGAGCATTTGCCGGACTCGCAGGTGCTATGGAAGGTTTGGGTACATTTGGCTACGCTTCGATCAAAGGTGGATTTACAGGGGTCGGTTTCGACGGGATCGCTGTAGCCTTATTGGGAGGAAATGTTGCCATCGGTGTTGTGTTCGCAGCACTATTATTTGGAGGGCTAAAAGTAGGTGCATTGAATATGCCTCTTGAAGCAGGCATTCCAAATGAACTGGTAGACATCATCATTGCCCTTATTATTTTCTTTGTAGCATCTGGTTATATGATACGATATCTGATTCAACGATTTAGTAAGAAGGGGGTGAAATAA
- the pgsA gene encoding CDP-diacylglycerol--glycerol-3-phosphate 3-phosphatidyltransferase: protein MNLPNKITVSRIFLIPLFLIIMLAPLNWGDMMFLGAEMPVKHFVGALIFIIAATTDWIDGYYARKLDLVTNLGKFLDPLADKLLVSAALIVLVELGLAPSWIVIIIISREFAVTGLRLVLAGEGEVVAAGQLGKIKTWAQIIAISALLLHNAIFELINLPFATIALWVAMFFTIWSGWDYFKHNKKAFVNSK from the coding sequence GTGAACTTACCTAATAAGATTACAGTTTCAAGGATATTTTTAATTCCATTATTTTTAATCATTATGCTTGCACCTTTAAACTGGGGTGACATGATGTTTCTTGGGGCAGAAATGCCGGTAAAGCACTTTGTAGGGGCTTTGATATTCATCATTGCGGCAACAACAGATTGGATAGACGGTTATTATGCTCGAAAGCTTGACCTCGTTACGAACCTTGGGAAGTTTTTAGATCCATTAGCGGACAAATTGCTTGTATCCGCTGCATTAATTGTACTGGTTGAGCTTGGTCTTGCTCCGTCATGGATTGTCATTATCATCATAAGCCGTGAGTTTGCGGTAACAGGCCTTCGCCTTGTGTTAGCCGGGGAAGGGGAAGTGGTTGCTGCGGGTCAACTTGGAAAGATCAAAACATGGGCACAAATCATCGCTATTTCAGCGCTGCTTCTGCATAATGCCATTTTCGAACTGATCAATTTGCCATTTGCGACCATTGCTCTTTGGGTGGCTATGTTCTTTACTATTTGGTCTGGGTGGGACTATTTCAAACATAATAAAAAAGCATTTGTAAATTCGAAATAA
- a CDS encoding pitrilysin family protein — translation MKKISFDQLQENLYYEKMSNGLDVYILPKKGFNKTYATFTTKYGSIDNHFVPLNEEGFVKVPDGIAHFLEHKLFEKEDGDVFQQFSRQGASANAFTSFTRTAYLFSSTTNVERNLETLIDFVQDPYFTEKTVEKEKGIIGQEITMYDDNPDWRLYFGVIQNMYKNHPVKIDIAGTIESITPITKDMLYQCYNTFYHPSNMLLFVVGAVDPDQIMNQIRSNQEKKDYEKMPEIKRRFDEEPEAVAEKKQVLKMNVQSPKCLVGLKAPEPHQQGKEMLRQELSMNVFLDMLFGKSSTYYSELYNDGLIDETFHYDYTQENGFGFLTVGGDTEKPDILAEKVQSLLLKAKQESLFTEEGLERTKKKKIGAFLRAINSPEFIANQFTRYAFNEMDLFEVVPTLESLKYDDIQTVASTIISEERFTVCQVVPKS, via the coding sequence ATGAAGAAAATTTCCTTCGATCAACTACAGGAAAATTTATATTATGAAAAAATGTCTAATGGACTGGATGTCTATATCCTCCCGAAAAAAGGATTCAATAAGACGTATGCTACGTTTACGACGAAGTACGGAAGCATCGACAATCATTTTGTCCCTCTTAACGAAGAAGGATTCGTTAAGGTTCCAGATGGAATCGCCCACTTCCTGGAGCATAAATTGTTTGAAAAGGAAGATGGTGATGTATTTCAGCAATTCAGCCGCCAGGGAGCGTCGGCTAATGCTTTCACATCGTTTACACGAACGGCTTATCTATTCTCAAGTACCACCAATGTAGAACGAAATTTAGAAACGCTTATAGACTTTGTTCAAGACCCGTATTTTACAGAAAAGACAGTGGAAAAAGAAAAAGGCATCATAGGACAGGAAATCACTATGTATGATGATAACCCAGACTGGCGATTATACTTTGGTGTGATTCAGAATATGTACAAAAATCACCCTGTGAAGATTGATATTGCAGGAACGATTGAGTCCATCACACCAATCACGAAAGATATGTTGTATCAGTGCTATAACACATTCTACCACCCAAGCAATATGCTTCTCTTTGTAGTGGGGGCTGTGGACCCGGATCAAATCATGAATCAGATTCGTTCGAACCAGGAAAAGAAGGATTATGAAAAAATGCCTGAGATCAAGCGGAGATTTGATGAAGAACCAGAAGCGGTTGCTGAGAAGAAGCAGGTCCTTAAGATGAATGTACAAAGCCCTAAGTGCCTGGTAGGTCTTAAGGCGCCTGAACCACATCAGCAAGGCAAGGAAATGCTTAGACAAGAGCTTTCGATGAACGTTTTCCTGGATATGTTATTTGGTAAAAGCTCTACGTATTATTCTGAACTATACAATGATGGCTTGATTGATGAAACATTCCACTATGACTATACACAAGAAAATGGCTTTGGATTCCTAACCGTCGGCGGGGATACGGAAAAGCCGGATATCCTTGCCGAGAAGGTCCAATCGCTGCTACTTAAAGCCAAACAAGAATCTCTCTTTACAGAAGAGGGATTAGAAAGAACGAAGAAAAAGAAAATTGGTGCGTTTTTACGTGCCATTAATTCTCCTGAGTTTATAGCAAATCAATTCACACGCTATGCTTTTAACGAAATGGATCTTTTTGAGGTCGTACCTACACTTGAATCATTAAAGTATGATGATATTCAAACCGTTGCGAGTACCATAATTAGTGAAGAGCGCTTTACTGTGTGTCAAGTAGTTCCAAAATCATAA